In the Quercus lobata isolate SW786 chromosome 5, ValleyOak3.0 Primary Assembly, whole genome shotgun sequence genome, one interval contains:
- the LOC115991344 gene encoding AAA-ATPase At3g50940-like yields MTFETLATDSKLKKTLIEDLNKFSSGKEYYKRIGKLGNEGGYLLYGPPSTGKSSLIAAMANHLTFDIYDLDLTDIHSNSQLKSLLLSISGRSILVIEDIDCSIELENRDYKSQPWNHGNSKLSAIIISAISKNCPYKVSSNNAL; encoded by the coding sequence ATGACTTTTGAGACCCTTGCTACGGACTCAAAGCTCAAGAAGACATTGATTGAGGATTTGAACAAATTTTCGAGTGGAAAGGAGTACTACAAAAGAATTGGGAAGCTTGGAAACGAGGGAGGGTACTTGTTATATGGCCCTCCTAGCACGGGCAAGTCAAGCTTGATTGCAGCCATGGCTAATCACCTAACCTTTGACATCTATGACTTGGATCTAACTGACATCCACTCCAACTCTCAGCTCAAGTCTTTGTTACTCAGTATATCTGGCAGATCAATACTTGTTATAGAAGATATCGATTGCTCTATTGAGCTGGAAAATCGGGATTACAAGTCTCAACCATGGAATCATGGCAACAGTAAACTTAGTGCGATTATAATATCTGCCATTTCTAAAAATTGTCCTTATAAGGTTAGTAGTAACAATGCCCTCTAG